From a region of the Drosophila ananassae strain 14024-0371.13 chromosome XL, ASM1763931v2, whole genome shotgun sequence genome:
- the LOC6503938 gene encoding probable small nuclear ribonucleoprotein G, which produces MSKAHPPELKKYMDKRMMLKLNGGRAVTGILRGFDPFMNVVLDDTVEECKDNTKNNIGMVVIRGNSIVMVEALDRV; this is translated from the exons ATGTCGAAGGCCCATCCTCCAGAGTTGAAAAA GTACATGGACAAGCGCATGATGCTTAAGTTGAACGGCGGACGCGCCGTCACCGGCATTTTACGAGGATTTGATCCGTTCATGAACGTGGTCCTGGACGATACCGTGGAGGAGTGCAAGGACAACACAAAGAACAATATCGGCATGGTG GTAATCCGAGGCAACAGCATCGTCATGGTGGAGGCACTGGACAGAGTTTAG
- the LOC6503711 gene encoding 40S ribosomal protein S19a, with translation MPGVTVKDIDQHAVTKAVAVFLKKTGKLKVPDQMDIIKTAKFKELAPYDPDWFYVRCASILRHLYHRSPAGVGSITKIYGGRKRNGVHPSHFCRAADGAARKALQALEHARLVEKHPDGGRKLSSIGQRDLDRIANQIVAKQRDAAKQTGTLVISK, from the exons ATGCCAGGAGTCACAGTAAAGGATATTGACCAGCACGCGGTTACCAAGGCTGTTGCCGTCTTCCTGAAGAA GACTGGCAAGTTGAAGGTGCCCGACCAGATGGACATCATCAAGACCGCCAAATTCAAGGAGCTGGCCCCCTACGATCCCGACTGGTTCTATGTGCGTTGCGCCTCGATCCTGCGCCATCTGTACCACCGCAGTCCAGCCGGTGTTGGCTCCATCACCAAAATCTACGGCGGACGCAAGCGCAACGGTGTCCACCCCTCGCACTTCTGCCGCGCCGCCGATGGTGCTGCCCGCAAAGCCCTGCAGGCTCTCGAGCACGCCCGCCTGGTGGAGAAGCACCCGGACGGCGGTCGCAAGCTGAGCTCCATCGGCCAGCGTGACTTGGATCGCATCGCCAACCAGATCGTTGCCAAGCAGCGTGACGCCGCCAAGCAGACTGGCACCCTTGTAATTTCCAAGTAA